The genomic stretch ACATAAGATATAGTCCTAATCTTTTTTGAGATGATAGAGAAAGAGTATGTCTTTCTTCAACGAATTCTCTTGAAGTTTGTATACTATATGTAATTTGAGAACCTATTAAAATAACTGTCCAAACATACTTAATCCAAATCAAAAATATCGGAACAAAAGCTAATGATCCATAAATTAAATTATAATTACTAATGCTTATTTGTAATAACATATATAGGTTATATGTTATTATTAATCCTACATATGTTAATATACTTCCTATAAGCGCTGGTATAAATTGAACTCTTTTATTAGGTATTAACACAAACACTCCTAAAATAAATATTATACTTAATAGACCATTTAATATTTTAACTGTTATTTGCGCTATAAATGGTATATTCCCAAAATACTTCATTAATATATTAAGTATAAATGAACTTGATGCAATAATTAAAAATATAAATAAAGGCGCTATAAATACTATAGCTATATAGCTAATTAATTTATCCTTATAACTTCTCCTATCTTTAACATTCCATATATTATTAAAAGTATCTTCAAGTAAATTTAGCATACTAATTACTGAATAAACTAAAATTATTACTCCAAGTCCTGTAAGTATTCCACCCTTTGCTGTATTAATTATATTATTGGTAACATCTATAACATAGTTTAACATTGTTTCATTTTGATTTACTAAAGATGTGAGTTGTTTTAATATTATTTCATCTAATCCAAATCCCTTACTTATTCCTAAAACTATTGCAAAAAAAGGAAATATTGTAAGTAGCATCATATATGTTAAATTTGAAGCAAGTAGTGATAAATCAGATGAAAAATAGTTTTTTATGAAAATTTTTGATATCTTAACAATCTTATTAAAATATTTTTCCATATCCCCCCCTATTTAACTATTATTGTTTTCTTTTCTTTATATATTTCATCTAATATTTCATCATAGTTTTCTATTTTAGCCTCTTCTTCTAATACTTTTTCTATTGTAGGTTTAGTATTAGGATGACGAGGTGCAAACATACTACATGAATCTTCATGTGGTTCTATAGACTTTTCATAAGTCCCTATTTCACGAGCAAGTTCTATTATTTCTATTTTATCCATACCTATTAAAGGTCTAAATACAACCATATCTTTTACACATTCATTAGTACAATTCAATCCTTCTAATGTTTGAGATGCAACTTGACCTAAACTTTCCCCAGTTACAAGGGCAGATAGATTATTTTCTTTTGCAATTTTTTGTGCAAGTCTCATCATAGCACGTCTTGTAAGTATAGTAGCGTACGCTTTATTAGTTTCTTGATTAATTGCTTGCTGTATTTTTAAAATATTTAAAGTATAAAATTTAGATTTTAAATTATATTCCTTTAATATAGTAACTAATTCTTCAATTTTAATTAAAGCCTGTTCTGATGTAAAAGGAAAAGAATGGAAAGTTACAAAATCAAGTTTAAGTCCACGCTTTGCCATTAAAAATGATGCAACTGGAGAATCTATCCCTCCAGATATTAAAGAAAGTCCATTACCTGCAGATCCTAAAGGTAATCCTCCATAACTACTAATTTTTTCAGTATATATATATGTATTTTCTCTAATATCTAAACTTATTAAAACATCATAATCTTTCATAGATACTTTTGTAAATTCTGAATTAATTAATATATGTGCTCCTAATTCTTTTGCAAAATCCATAGAGTTCTTTTCAAATTTTTTATTACCTCTATTAACTTCAACTTTAAAAGTTCTACACCCTTTTAAGTATAAATCATTTGCTATTTCAAGAATTTTTTCTTTAATTTCTTTTTCATTAGTATTTACTCTAACAGAAAAATTCATATTATTAATACCAAAAACTTTTTTTAAATCACTTATTAATCCTTCAATGTTAGTATCATTAGTATAAACATAAAGTTTAGACATATCATTTATAAGATCTGCATCATAGTTTTTAATTTTATTCATTATTCTTTGCTTAATATTAGATTCAAAAACTCCTCTATTTTTACCCTTTAAAGCAAGTTCACCATAACCTAATCCTATCGCATTTATCTTATTTAACTCTATCATATTATTCACCTATCTTTTTAGCTTTAATCCAGTCTGAATTTTTACCTTGAGTATAATTAGCTATAAATTCTTCTTTAAATTCTTTAAATCTTCCTTGTATTATAGCTTCACGTGCCTCACGCATAAGATTTAATAAAAACCATAAATTATGATAAGTTGCAAGTCTTTGACCTAAAACTTCATCTGCTTTAAATAAATGTCTTATATATGCTCTTGTATAGTTTCTACAAACGTAATTATCCGCAACATCTAAAGGTCTATCATCATATTCATATTCCTTATTTTTTATTACAAGTCTTCCATATTTTGTAAATACCGTACCATGTCTCCCAATTCTTGAAGGATGAACACAATCCATCATATCAACACCATGTTCTATTGCTTCAAGCATATCAAGTGGTTCTCCTACTCCCATTAGATATCTCGGCTTATTTTCAGGTAATTTAGGTGTAGTATATGCTAATATTCTATACATATCTTCACGAGGCTCACCAACTGCAAGTCCTCCTATAGCATATCCTGAAAAATTATCATCCATTTCAAATAATTCAGTATATGATTTATCTCTTAAATCTTCATAAATTCCACCTTGAACTATAGCAAATAACCCTTGTTTTTCTGGATTTTTATTCGCCTCTATACATCTTTTAGCCCAACGTGTTGTTCTTTCTATAGAAGGTATTAGATATTCTCTACTTGAAAGTCCTGGTGGGCATTCATCTAATACCATCATAATATCTGAACCTAAATTATTTTGTATTTCTATTGATTTTTCAGGAGATATAAAGTGTTTAGACCCATCTAAGTGTGATCTAAAATATGCACCTTCTTCTTTTATCTTTCTTAAAGCTCCTAAAGAAAATATTTGAAATCCTCCACTGTCTGTAAGCATAGGCTTATTCCAATTCATAAATTTTTGTAAATGACCAAATTTAGCTATTAATTCATCTCCTGGTCTTAAGTATAAATGATATGTATTACCAAGTATAATTTCAGCTCCCATTTCATTTAATTCTTCAGGTGTCATAGTTTTAACTGTAGCCTGTGTTCCCACTGGCATAAATATAGGTGTATGTATTATACCGTGAGGTGTTTCTATAACACCTGCTCTTGCATTACCATCACTATATTGTTTTGTATATTTAATAGGTTTTTCCATTTTTTCCTCTCTACTTTCTAATGATACTTATTATTTCACGCATAGATGTTAAATGTTTTACTAATTTTTCAAAGTCTTCTTTTTTTCTTACTAAAATACTTAAAGTTAGCATCCCTACTTCTTTTCCGTCTTCTTTAGTATTTGTTGTGTTAACTCCTGTTAAGTCCATTTTATATTCCCCTAATATCCTCATTATATCCATTAAAAGACCCTGTCTACCATAAGTTTTAATAGTGAAATTAACTTGATATTTAACATTTGTTTCACTTATGACCTTTTCATCCCATAAAACTTCAATTCTACGTTCTGGTTCATTTTCTATTAATTTAATCATATTCTTACAATCTTTTCTATGTATAACTATACCTCTTCCACGAGTAACAAATCCGTCTATATCATCTCCTGGTAAGGGTGAACAACATTTAGCAAAGTTAAATAAAGTATTTTCACTTCCTGTAACTTTTATTCCTAAATTTTTCTTATTACTTAATTTTGCATTCCCTTTATCTGTTTCCTCTTGTATAGTTTCTTCTATACTCTGAACATCTTTTTGTTCAAACTTAGATATGAATGTATCAAGTGATAATTCAAAAGTTGCAAATTTATAATATAGTTGTGAAAGATTATTTAAATTATATTTTTTCATATATAATAAAACTCTTTCATCTTCTTCATATTCTTTAAATTTAAGTCCTATTTTAAGAAAAGCATCAGTTACAAGAACTTGACCTTCTTGAGACTTAGTTTCAAATTCTCTATCTTTAAACCATTTTTTTATTTTAGATTTAGAACTTGGATTAGTTACTATATTTATCCAATCACTTCCAGGTCCTTTAGCTGTTTTAGATGTTAAAATTTCTATTTTATCTCCATTTTCAACTACATAATCTAAAGTTACTATCCTATCATTTACTTTAGCTCCTATAGTTCTATAACCTATTTGAGTATGAACTTGGAAAGCAAAATCAAGAACTGTAGAACCTGCTTGTAATTCTACAACATCTCCTTTAGGAGTAAATACAAATATAGTTTTTTTAAGTATATTTACAGTTACTTCTTTAGCAAAATTATCATCTATTTCTGTCTGATTTGATTCTATAATTTTCTTTACTGCAGCATAATACTTCTCATTTTTATCTTTATTTTTCTTTTCCTTATATTTCCAATGAGCTGCTACCCCTTCTTCAGCTATCAGATGCATCTGCTCTGTTCTAATTTGTATTTCTATTATTTGACCTTCAGGACCCTTTACTGTTGTATGTATAGATTGATAACCATTAGATTTAGGAGCTGCAATATAGTCTTTAAATCTTCCTGAGACAGGTTCAAACATTGAATGTGCTATTCCAAGAACAGAATAACAATCTACTTCTCTTTCAGTTATAACTCTAATTGCAGTAAGATCCATAAGATCTGCAAATTTTTTATCTTTTTCCTTCATTTTTCTATAAATACTATATAAATGTTTAGGTCTTCCATTTACAACAACTTTAATATTATTATTCTTTAATTCTGTTTCTATCATAGAAATTATATCTGCTATATATCTTTGTCTTTCTTCTTGTTTAGTACTTACTAAATTTTTTATTTCTGAATATGCTTGATTATTTAAATAATAAAAGGCTAAATCTTCAAGTTCAGATTTAATCTTTCCCATACCTATCCTATGTGCTATAGGTGCAAAAACATCTTGTGTTTCTTTTGATTTTTCTATTTGCTTTTCAGGTGTTTGAAATTTTAAAGTTCTCATATTATGTAATCTATCAGCAAGTTTAATTATTACAACCCTAACATCTTCTGACATTGCAACAACCATTTTTCTAATATTTTCTATTTTTTTACCACTACTTTTGGGTAAATTTCTTAGTTTAGTAACTCCATAAATTAAATTTGACACATCACTTCCAAAACTATATTCTATATCTGATAAA from Pseudostreptobacillus hongkongensis encodes the following:
- the tgt gene encoding tRNA guanosine(34) transglycosylase Tgt, whose amino-acid sequence is MEKPIKYTKQYSDGNARAGVIETPHGIIHTPIFMPVGTQATVKTMTPEELNEMGAEIILGNTYHLYLRPGDELIAKFGHLQKFMNWNKPMLTDSGGFQIFSLGALRKIKEEGAYFRSHLDGSKHFISPEKSIEIQNNLGSDIMMVLDECPPGLSSREYLIPSIERTTRWAKRCIEANKNPEKQGLFAIVQGGIYEDLRDKSYTELFEMDDNFSGYAIGGLAVGEPREDMYRILAYTTPKLPENKPRYLMGVGEPLDMLEAIEHGVDMMDCVHPSRIGRHGTVFTKYGRLVIKNKEYEYDDRPLDVADNYVCRNYTRAYIRHLFKADEVLGQRLATYHNLWFLLNLMREAREAIIQGRFKEFKEEFIANYTQGKNSDWIKAKKIGE
- a CDS encoding RelA/SpoT family protein, translated to MELMTGNEIFEKMKEEILLNHKELDIKKIEEAYTLAKESHMGQLRKSGEEYIVHPLEVANILLNLRMDTDTIVAGILHDVVEDTMITLSDIEYSFGSDVSNLIYGVTKLRNLPKSSGKKIENIRKMVVAMSEDVRVVIIKLADRLHNMRTLKFQTPEKQIEKSKETQDVFAPIAHRIGMGKIKSELEDLAFYYLNNQAYSEIKNLVSTKQEERQRYIADIISMIETELKNNNIKVVVNGRPKHLYSIYRKMKEKDKKFADLMDLTAIRVITEREVDCYSVLGIAHSMFEPVSGRFKDYIAAPKSNGYQSIHTTVKGPEGQIIEIQIRTEQMHLIAEEGVAAHWKYKEKKNKDKNEKYYAAVKKIIESNQTEIDDNFAKEVTVNILKKTIFVFTPKGDVVELQAGSTVLDFAFQVHTQIGYRTIGAKVNDRIVTLDYVVENGDKIEILTSKTAKGPGSDWINIVTNPSSKSKIKKWFKDREFETKSQEGQVLVTDAFLKIGLKFKEYEEDERVLLYMKKYNLNNLSQLYYKFATFELSLDTFISKFEQKDVQSIEETIQEETDKGNAKLSNKKNLGIKVTGSENTLFNFAKCCSPLPGDDIDGFVTRGRGIVIHRKDCKNMIKLIENEPERRIEVLWDEKVISETNVKYQVNFTIKTYGRQGLLMDIMRILGEYKMDLTGVNTTNTKEDGKEVGMLTLSILVRKKEDFEKLVKHLTSMREIISIIRK
- the thiI gene encoding tRNA uracil 4-sulfurtransferase ThiI is translated as MIELNKINAIGLGYGELALKGKNRGVFESNIKQRIMNKIKNYDADLINDMSKLYVYTNDTNIEGLISDLKKVFGINNMNFSVRVNTNEKEIKEKILEIANDLYLKGCRTFKVEVNRGNKKFEKNSMDFAKELGAHILINSEFTKVSMKDYDVLISLDIRENTYIYTEKISSYGGLPLGSAGNGLSLISGGIDSPVASFLMAKRGLKLDFVTFHSFPFTSEQALIKIEELVTILKEYNLKSKFYTLNILKIQQAINQETNKAYATILTRRAMMRLAQKIAKENNLSALVTGESLGQVASQTLEGLNCTNECVKDMVVFRPLIGMDKIEIIELAREIGTYEKSIEPHEDSCSMFAPRHPNTKPTIEKVLEEEAKIENYDEILDEIYKEKKTIIVK
- a CDS encoding YihY/virulence factor BrkB family protein — its product is MEKYFNKIVKISKIFIKNYFSSDLSLLASNLTYMMLLTIFPFFAIVLGISKGFGLDEIILKQLTSLVNQNETMLNYVIDVTNNIINTAKGGILTGLGVIILVYSVISMLNLLEDTFNNIWNVKDRRSYKDKLISYIAIVFIAPLFIFLIIASSSFILNILMKYFGNIPFIAQITVKILNGLLSIIFILGVFVLIPNKRVQFIPALIGSILTYVGLIITYNLYMLLQISISNYNLIYGSLAFVPIFLIWIKYVWTVILIGSQITYSIQTSREFVEERHTLSLSSQKRLGLYLMYILIERFENDEDPYTITDLKIRTSLPKSVIREGIRILQSLVLINEVFDSKLNVTYYQINKNPDVLNVETLNNMIEGYSIDDNEIYSLMNDDKKGEYDRIINEIIFENKKLVKDI